A stretch of uncultured Fretibacterium sp. DNA encodes these proteins:
- the nuoE gene encoding NADH-quinone oxidoreductase subunit NuoE has protein sequence MAVFTFDLEANREKIQAFRNFIDDNRSRKGVLMPVLQDAQSRFGYLPREVLEIVSKELRVPMSEVYGVATFYSQFTFIPKGRHDISVCLGTACYVKGVETVMQALERELGIKAGETTPDLQFSITPTRCLGACGIAPVIAIDGEQHGNLTPEKVKATLDKYR, from the coding sequence ATGGCTGTTTTCACGTTCGATCTGGAGGCAAATCGCGAGAAGATCCAGGCATTCCGTAACTTCATAGACGACAACAGGTCCCGTAAGGGTGTGCTGATGCCCGTCCTGCAGGATGCGCAGTCCCGCTTCGGGTACCTCCCCAGGGAGGTGCTGGAGATCGTGTCGAAGGAGCTCAGGGTTCCGATGTCGGAGGTCTACGGCGTGGCGACCTTCTATTCCCAGTTCACCTTCATCCCCAAGGGGCGGCACGACATCAGCGTCTGCCTGGGCACGGCCTGCTACGTCAAGGGCGTCGAGACCGTCATGCAGGCCCTCGAGCGCGAGCTTGGGATCAAGGCCGGGGAGACGACCCCGGACCTCCAGTTCTCCATCACGCCGACGCGGTGCCTCGGGGCCTGCGGCATCGCGCCAGTGATCGCCATCGATGGAGAACAGCACGGCAACCTGACGCCGGAGAAGGTCAAGGCCACTCTGGACAAATACCGATAG
- the hutH gene encoding histidine ammonia-lyase has protein sequence MSGRTITLDGLSLKLDDIVRVARHGDAVRLGEDAVRAVGRAAALVERWAESDRVIYGITTGFGDLASVRISREDRAALQENLLRSHACGVGEPYPVDVTRAIMLLRINTLSRGHSGISLRTLSGLVGLLNAGIHPLIPCQGSVGASGDLCPLSHLALGLMGEGMAEYRGRVVPAAEALSDAGLAPVSLGAKEGLALNNGTTVMNAVGALVLLDAERLARTADVAAALSMEALHGVPYAYDARTHALRPFRGQNAVASNLRRLIEGSGIVERYKRDRVQDAYSLRCVPQVHGAGRDALAYVRGVLETEINSVTDNPLIFPDDGEALSGGNFHGEPLALALDFFGIAMAEFGSISERRQARMVDASLSGLPPFLIEGSGLNSGFMIPQYVSASLVSENKVLAHPSCVDSIPTSANQEDHVSMGGYSARKAAAILDNVRKVVAVELLTGAQALEFSLKDLRPGKGTGAAHACIRSAIPFLREDEFLYPLIDRAIKLTRGGAVLDAAEAAVGPLD, from the coding sequence TTGAGTGGACGCACCATTACCCTGGACGGGCTGTCACTGAAGCTGGACGACATCGTGCGCGTCGCGCGGCATGGGGATGCGGTGCGCCTTGGAGAGGACGCGGTTCGGGCCGTCGGGAGGGCCGCCGCCCTCGTGGAGCGCTGGGCGGAATCCGACCGGGTGATCTACGGCATCACGACGGGGTTTGGGGACCTGGCCTCGGTGAGGATATCGCGGGAGGACCGCGCCGCACTTCAGGAGAACCTGCTGCGCAGCCACGCCTGCGGGGTCGGAGAGCCCTACCCCGTGGACGTCACGCGCGCCATCATGTTGCTGCGAATAAACACGCTCAGCCGTGGGCACTCGGGCATCAGCCTCAGGACGCTCTCCGGCCTCGTTGGGCTGCTGAACGCGGGCATTCATCCCCTCATCCCCTGTCAGGGTTCGGTCGGGGCCTCGGGTGACCTGTGCCCGCTCTCCCATCTGGCTCTCGGCCTCATGGGGGAGGGGATGGCGGAGTATCGGGGCAGGGTCGTCCCGGCCGCAGAGGCCCTGTCGGACGCGGGCCTGGCCCCGGTCTCGCTCGGGGCCAAGGAGGGCCTGGCCCTCAACAACGGGACCACGGTCATGAACGCGGTGGGCGCGCTTGTTCTGCTGGACGCCGAACGCCTGGCCCGCACCGCGGATGTCGCCGCCGCCCTGTCGATGGAGGCGCTTCACGGCGTCCCCTACGCTTACGACGCCCGCACCCATGCGCTCCGGCCCTTCAGGGGGCAGAACGCCGTGGCCTCGAACCTGCGCCGCCTGATCGAGGGCAGCGGCATCGTCGAGCGGTACAAGAGGGACCGCGTCCAGGACGCCTACTCGCTGCGCTGCGTGCCCCAGGTGCACGGCGCGGGCCGGGACGCGCTGGCCTACGTCCGCGGCGTGCTGGAGACGGAGATCAACTCCGTCACGGACAACCCCCTGATCTTCCCCGACGACGGGGAGGCCCTGAGCGGGGGGAACTTCCACGGCGAGCCCCTGGCCCTGGCCCTGGATTTCTTCGGGATAGCCATGGCCGAGTTCGGCAGCATCTCCGAGCGGCGCCAGGCCCGGATGGTCGATGCCTCGCTCTCCGGCCTGCCTCCCTTCCTGATCGAGGGCAGCGGTCTGAACAGCGGCTTCATGATCCCGCAGTACGTCTCTGCCTCCCTGGTCTCGGAGAACAAGGTGCTGGCCCACCCGTCCTGCGTGGATTCCATCCCGACGTCGGCGAATCAGGAGGACCACGTCTCCATGGGGGGCTACTCCGCCCGCAAGGCCGCGGCGATCCTGGACAACGTCCGGAAGGTCGTGGCCGTGGAGCTCCTGACGGGCGCCCAGGCGCTCGAGTTCAGCCTGAAGGACCTGAGGCCGGGCAAGGGGACGGGCGCCGCGCACGCCTGCATCCGCTCCGCGATTCCCTTTCTGAGGGAGGACGAGTTCCTGTACCCGCTGATCGATCGGGCCATCAAGCTGACCCGCGGCGGCGCGGTTCTGGACGCTGCGGAGGCCGCGGTCGGGCCCCTGGATTGA
- a CDS encoding NADH-ubiquinone oxidoreductase-F iron-sulfur binding region domain-containing protein yields the protein MTTAIAEMVRGLDAEALVSLREKARVHLDERLRERTDVALVDGEYRLTGSFYEKQLRLVLRNCFIIDPKNVEDYVALGGYAALSRVLTEMTPDEVVGEMTRSNLRGRGGAGFPTGKKWAEALRHDVPQKYIVCNADEGDPGAFMDRSVLENDPHSVLEGMAIAGYAVGADTGFIYVRAEYPLAVEHLKIAIAQARERGLLGRGILGSDFGFDIELRLGSGAFVCGEGTALIESIEGKRGMPRTKVYRTSHRGLWDCPTIINNVETFANVPLIMDRGADWFLGIGTEDSPGTKVFSLVGKVCNAGLVEVPMGTTIESIVYGIGGGAAEGHEVKAVQTGGPSGGCIPRELFDTPVDFASLARIGSIMGSGGMVVMDDTDCMVDIARFFLEFTVEESCGKCVPCREGTKRMLETLEKITGGRGEAEDLAVLEDLGDVITATSLCGLGQTAATPVLSTLHYFRGEYEAHVGEKTCPAHACKALLSYFVTEKCIGCTRCARGCPASCIAGKPKERHVIDPARCVKCGACAAACPVGAIVKR from the coding sequence ATGACAACTGCGATTGCGGAGATGGTGAGGGGGCTTGACGCGGAGGCACTCGTGAGCCTGAGGGAGAAGGCTCGTGTCCATCTGGACGAACGTCTGCGGGAGAGGACGGACGTCGCGCTCGTCGACGGGGAGTATCGTCTGACCGGGAGCTTTTACGAGAAGCAGCTTCGGCTCGTGCTGCGCAACTGCTTCATCATCGATCCCAAAAATGTGGAGGATTACGTGGCGCTCGGCGGATACGCCGCCCTGTCCAGGGTCCTGACGGAGATGACCCCGGACGAGGTCGTCGGGGAGATGACGCGCTCCAACCTCAGGGGCCGGGGCGGAGCGGGGTTCCCGACGGGGAAGAAGTGGGCGGAGGCCCTCCGTCACGACGTGCCTCAGAAGTACATCGTCTGCAACGCGGACGAGGGCGACCCCGGGGCCTTCATGGATCGCTCCGTCCTGGAGAACGATCCCCACTCCGTCCTGGAGGGCATGGCCATCGCCGGCTATGCGGTCGGTGCGGATACGGGCTTCATCTACGTCCGCGCCGAGTACCCGCTGGCGGTGGAGCACCTGAAAATCGCCATCGCCCAGGCCCGGGAACGCGGCCTTCTGGGGCGCGGGATCCTGGGCTCGGACTTCGGCTTTGACATCGAGCTTCGGCTCGGATCGGGCGCCTTCGTCTGCGGCGAGGGGACGGCGCTGATCGAGTCCATCGAGGGCAAGCGGGGAATGCCGCGGACCAAGGTCTACCGCACGTCCCACAGGGGGCTTTGGGACTGTCCCACGATCATCAACAACGTGGAGACCTTCGCGAACGTCCCCCTGATCATGGACAGGGGTGCGGACTGGTTCCTGGGGATCGGGACGGAGGACTCGCCGGGCACCAAGGTGTTCTCGCTCGTGGGCAAGGTGTGCAACGCCGGGCTCGTGGAGGTTCCCATGGGGACCACGATCGAGTCGATCGTCTACGGGATCGGCGGGGGCGCCGCGGAGGGGCACGAGGTGAAGGCCGTCCAGACCGGCGGCCCCTCGGGCGGCTGCATCCCGCGGGAGCTGTTCGATACCCCCGTGGACTTCGCCTCCCTCGCGAGGATCGGCTCCATCATGGGGTCGGGCGGCATGGTCGTGATGGACGACACCGACTGCATGGTGGACATCGCGCGCTTCTTCCTGGAGTTCACCGTCGAGGAGTCCTGTGGCAAGTGCGTGCCCTGCCGCGAGGGGACCAAGCGGATGCTCGAGACCCTGGAGAAGATTACCGGCGGGCGGGGTGAGGCGGAGGATCTCGCCGTCCTGGAGGACTTGGGTGACGTGATCACCGCCACCTCGCTCTGCGGCCTGGGGCAGACCGCCGCGACCCCGGTGCTCAGCACGCTTCACTACTTCCGCGGCGAGTACGAGGCGCACGTCGGGGAGAAAACGTGCCCCGCGCACGCCTGCAAGGCGCTGCTCTCCTACTTCGTCACGGAGAAGTGCATCGGCTGTACCCGATGTGCGCGCGGGTGTCCCGCCTCCTGCATCGCCGGCAAGCCCAAGGAGCGGCACGTCATCGACCCCGCCCGATGCGTCAAGTGCGGAGCCTGCGCTGCCGCCTGCCCGGTGGGCGCCATCGTGAAACGCTGA
- a CDS encoding 2Fe-2S iron-sulfur cluster-binding protein — protein MANITLKIDGQAVSVPSGTTVMDAALELGIEIPALCQDKSLPVVSACRLCIVEVGGSRKLQTSCSLLARDGMDVRTETDRIVRYRRAILQLLLDSHPNDCLTCDKAGECLLQKYAWRYGVRFRDHEGVRRSDRIDLSSPYIAKDDSKCILCGKCVRVCYQVKEERQVLAFAGRGYKTRIVADDDRTLEESKCVSCNRCVSVCPVGALTDRRAARKGRAWDLTKEVKRCRVCDYGCSFEVLKRNGKGVAVKAQPPGPGRPLCLKGRLTTELLNVETPDAPYRKVDGKFQEASWAKALGLQSLLERLSEADGQAER, from the coding sequence ATGGCAAACATCACATTGAAGATAGACGGACAGGCCGTCTCCGTCCCGTCCGGGACGACCGTCATGGATGCGGCCCTGGAGCTTGGAATCGAGATTCCGGCCCTGTGCCAGGATAAAAGCCTGCCGGTGGTCTCCGCCTGCCGTCTGTGCATCGTCGAGGTGGGGGGAAGCCGCAAGCTCCAGACCTCCTGCTCGCTGCTGGCCCGGGACGGCATGGACGTCCGGACCGAGACGGATCGGATCGTCCGATACCGTCGGGCGATCCTGCAGCTCCTGTTGGACAGCCATCCCAACGACTGCCTGACCTGCGACAAGGCCGGGGAATGCCTGCTTCAGAAGTACGCCTGGCGCTACGGGGTCCGCTTCCGCGATCACGAGGGCGTCCGCAGGTCCGACCGCATCGACCTCTCCAGTCCCTACATCGCCAAGGACGACAGCAAGTGCATCCTTTGCGGCAAGTGCGTCCGGGTCTGCTATCAGGTGAAGGAGGAGCGCCAGGTTCTGGCCTTCGCCGGGCGTGGGTACAAGACGCGCATCGTCGCGGACGACGATCGGACGCTGGAGGAGTCGAAGTGCGTCTCCTGCAATCGCTGTGTCTCCGTCTGCCCCGTCGGAGCCCTGACGGACCGGCGCGCCGCGCGCAAGGGCAGGGCCTGGGACCTGACGAAGGAGGTCAAGCGCTGCCGCGTGTGCGACTACGGCTGCTCGTTCGAGGTATTGAAGAGGAATGGGAAGGGCGTTGCGGTGAAGGCCCAGCCGCCTGGTCCCGGACGGCCGCTGTGCCTCAAGGGGCGCCTGACGACCGAGCTTCTGAACGTCGAGACGCCGGACGCACCGTACCGCAAGGTGGACGGCAAGTTCCAGGAGGCCTCCTGGGCCAAGGCGCTGGGGCTCCAGAGCCTGCTGGAACGGCTCTCCGAAGCGGACGGGCAGGCCGAACGGTAA
- a CDS encoding formate dehydrogenase accessory sulfurtransferase FdhD has product MTETFVKVRATRWMAGGRSDIEESVLEETVLMEREFSLHINGRVVCRQAFLPGGAHELAVGWLCSEGYIERAGDILDIEADEGAGSVSVRLPSPMTRREPGPLPPLEWDPATVLGHSRAFLERSSLFRETGGVHSALMVRGPEALCFAEDLGRFNALDKCLGKALLTGTDPGRCMLFTSGRLPLGIVLKVIRAGIPMVVSRSAPTDAALELASRCRLQVVGFARGDRMTLYGHDPVRDE; this is encoded by the coding sequence ATGACGGAGACGTTCGTGAAGGTGCGGGCAACCCGCTGGATGGCCGGCGGCCGCTCGGACATCGAGGAATCCGTGCTGGAGGAGACCGTGCTGATGGAGCGGGAGTTCTCCCTGCACATCAACGGGCGTGTCGTCTGCCGCCAGGCGTTTTTGCCCGGCGGTGCACACGAGCTGGCGGTGGGCTGGCTCTGTTCCGAGGGGTACATCGAGCGGGCGGGGGACATCCTGGACATCGAGGCCGACGAGGGGGCGGGCAGCGTATCCGTCCGCCTGCCGAGTCCCATGACACGGCGGGAGCCGGGGCCGCTGCCGCCCCTCGAGTGGGACCCCGCGACCGTACTGGGACATTCCCGCGCCTTTTTGGAGCGCTCCTCGCTCTTTCGCGAGACGGGCGGCGTCCACTCCGCCCTGATGGTCCGGGGGCCGGAGGCGCTGTGTTTCGCCGAGGACCTGGGGCGCTTCAACGCGCTGGACAAGTGCCTGGGCAAGGCGCTGCTGACGGGCACGGACCCGGGCCGATGCATGCTCTTCACCAGCGGCCGGCTGCCGCTGGGGATCGTGCTCAAGGTTATCCGCGCGGGTATCCCGATGGTCGTCTCGCGCTCGGCGCCGACCGATGCGGCGCTCGAGCTGGCGTCGCGCTGCCGCCTTCAGGTCGTCGGGTTCGCGCGGGGCGACCGCATGACCCTGTACGGGCATGACCCTGTACGGGATGAATAG